From a single Anomalospiza imberbis isolate Cuckoo-Finch-1a 21T00152 chromosome 16, ASM3175350v1, whole genome shotgun sequence genomic region:
- the LOC137483583 gene encoding atherin-like: MKKCFRAPGRVIFLCNESGFCQRKEPARSEERRAVSFQERGPARQAAPCARDPHSLRALIHSRSRLAGAPPRALTSGELRSPSASPLRAARQPAGSGAAPRRPRRGRRCGRRPAPPSAGSRGRALRGDGAAPRRAGAAEAARSRKGAPGAAAARGRASPGARPRAAPGAAPRPPAAGRGRCAPRGEGAVGRRAGTLGSYRCPLPTVSAPHGVRSPRCPATGPVPLPPRGFCGDFRQAQITANARAEGCRYAPSDQVV, encoded by the coding sequence ATGAAGAAATGTTTCAGGGCGCCTGGCAGGGTGATCTTTTTATGTAATGAGTCAGGATTTTGCCAACGGAAGGAGCCGGCTCGGAGCGAGGAGCGGAGGGCTGTCTCCTTTCAAGAACGGGGACCTGCCCGGCAAGCGGCTCCCTGTGCGCGGGATCCCCACTCGCTGCGGGCGCTGATCCATTCCCGTTCCCGGCTCGCTGGGGCACCGCCGCGGGCACTGACAAGTGGTGAGTTGCGCTCTCCCTCCGCGTccccgctccgcgccgcccGCCAGCCCGCGGGGAGCGGCGCGGCCCCGCGACGTCCCCGCCGAGGCCGCAGgtgcggccgccgccccgcgcccccttCCGCGGGCAGCCGGGGCCGCGCCCTGCGCGGGGATGGGGCGGCTccgcggcgggcgggcgcggccgAGGCAGCGCGGTCGCGGAAAGGcgccccgggagcggcggcggcgcggggccgcgcaTCGCCGGGCGCGCGGCCCCGCGCAGctcccggcgcggccccgcgcccACCTGCCGCAGGCCGCGGACGGTGCGCGCCCCGCGGGGAAGGGGCGGTTGGCCGCCGTGCCGGCACCCTCGGGAGCTACAGGTGTCCGCTCCCCACGGTGTCCGCTCCCCACGGTGTCCGCTCCCCACGGTGTCCGGCCACCGGTCCCGTCCCGCTGCCTCCGCGTGGCTTCTGCGGCGACTTTCGCCAGGCACAAATTACTGCCAATGCGCGTGCGGAGGGGTGTCGATACGCACCGTCTGATCAGGTCGTGTGA